Below is a genomic region from [Chlorobium] sp. 445.
TGCTGTGTTATAGATTAGAGTATCTCCTCATTCCTTGCCTGTCCAATGTCACTGTCTCTGAGTTTTTACGGTTAGCTTGATTTTGTTCAAATTTTCATTTTGAGAAAATATGAATTATTTTCTCTTCTTACTACCGCTGCGTTCTTTGCGTTTTTGCTATGACAGGCTGAAACCTTCTAGCATTTAAGATTTGTTGAAAAACCGATTTTTGCATCATCAATTTTGCTGTTTTACTATGTTAAGTTCGACTCACGGACAAAGTGCCTTTCTCAGCGAAGCGACACTTGACCAGACCCCTGATATCGCTGATCTTACTATCATCGGTGCAGGTCCTACTGGACTTTTTGGCGCATTTTATGCTGGGTTGCGCTCAATGCGTGTGCGTATCTTGGAAAGTCTGGCTGAAATTGGCGGTCAGCTCACGGCACTTTATCCAAAGAAAAATATCTATGATGTCGCTGGCTATCCGAAAGTGCTTGCTGAAGATTTGGTCAAGAGTCTCTATGAGCAATGTGTGCAGTATCAGCCTGATATTATTACCTCAGCGCGTGTTGAGAAACTCGAGCGCGAACATGATTTGCTCAAACTTACGGTAGAAGATGGTCGTGTTTTTTGGTCAAAGACCGTTCTCATTGCTGCTGGTGTTGGAGCTTTTACACCGCGCAAATTAGAATCGCCCGAGATTGCACCGTGGGAAGGCAAGGGGCTCTACTACTTTGTCAAAGACCCAACCATCTTCTATGGCAAGAAAATTTTGGTCATTGGTGGTGGTGATTCAGCGATGGACTGGGCAATGGCGCTTGGCGATAAAACTGATATGTTGCTCATTCATCGCCGCGATAAATTTGTAGCACACGAAGATA
It encodes:
- a CDS encoding ferredoxin--NADP(+) reductase produces the protein MLSSTHGQSAFLSEATLDQTPDIADLTIIGAGPTGLFGAFYAGLRSMRVRILESLAEIGGQLTALYPKKNIYDVAGYPKVLAEDLVKSLYEQCVQYQPDIITSARVEKLEREHDLLKLTVEDGRVFWSKTVLIAAGVGAFTPRKLESPEIAPWEGKGLYYFVKDPTIFYGKKILVIGGGDSAMDWAMALGDKTDMLLIHRRDKFVAHEDSVKKVKEMGVPIRTFWELKAIHGENDKIHSVTIFNNKTKEEETLEVEAVLCNLGFHTNLGSIKDWGLEIHNNGIVVNAHMETNIKGVYAAGDIAWHQAKLKLIATGFGEAAIAVNHAKTVIDPHASFFPGHSSSKDDKKEEKQPQSA